Within the Streptomyces sp. NBC_00353 genome, the region CTCCCGAATCTCCCAAACCCCACCGATGCCGTGCTCCGAGCGGTACTGCTGAAGCGCTTCGTCGACGCGGTCGGCCACCCACAGCAGGGCAAGCTGACGCAGCGCAGCCAGATTGCCGGGTCGGAAGTAGTTGGCGAGCGCTGCGTCGACCTTCGCGGGCGCATAGATGTTGCCGTGCGCCATCCGGCGGCGCAGCCCTTCGGGTGGCATGTCCACCAGCTCGATCTGATGGGCTCTGCGGACGACCTCGTCGGGCACCGTCTCGTGCTGCGGCACCCTGGTGATCTTCTCAACAACGTCGTTGAGGGATTCGAGATGTTGGATGTTGAGCGCGCTGATGACATCGATCCCTGCCGCGAGCAGCTCCTCGACGTCCTGCCAGCGCTTGGGGTTGCGGCCGCCGCCAGGGACGTTGCTGTGGGCGAACTCGTCGACGATCGCGACGTGCGGGCGGCGCGCGAGGACCGCGGCGAGGTCCATCTCCGTGAACTCGGCGCCGCGGTAGGAGCACGGGGCTCGCTCGACGACTTCCAGGCCGTCGAGCATCGCCTCCGTGCCGGGGCGCCCGTGGCACTCGACGAACCCCGCGACGACATCGGCGCCGCGTGCCGCCCTGCGCCGCGCCTCGTCGAGCATGCGGTAGGTCTTGCCCACGCCCGGGGCGGCCCCGAGGTAGACCTTCAAGCGTCCGGGACGTACATCACCGCCGCCGGTCCGGACCTCACCCCCGCCGGTCCATGCGTCACTCATGTTGGCCCGTACGTCACTCATCGCAGCCGACATGCTCCGCTCACTGGCGATCAACTCCCCGGAGGGAAGGGTTCCTTCCCTCCTACCGAAGCGCTTGTGCGAGTCGCTCGGCGTGCCCCTTGACGCAAGCTTGGCGCCGGTCACGTGGACGTTGACACCACTTTGACGAGCCCTGGACCGATGGGGTGAAAGTGGTGCGCCGGGAAGTCTGGTCGGCAGGGAGCCACAAGGTCTCCTTCTCGCGACCAAGGGAACGGCATGCGCAGCGTAGGGACGGTCCCGGCTCTCGTGGTACTCGCCACCGTGGTGGCGACCTTCGCGCGCCGCCGGCGGATCCCCGCTCCCTCCCTCCTTGTTGTCGCCGGCCTCGCCGTCGCCCTGCTGCCGGGCACTCCCGAAATTCAGATCAGCCCCGAGATCATCGGGCTGGTCGTGCTGCCGCCACTGCTGTACGCGAGCGCCGAGGAGCTGTCCTGGCGCGAGCTGCGCGCGGTGTGGAAGCCCGGTCGGGGTGCTGTCGACCGGCCTGGTGCTGGCCTCGGCGGCAGCGGTCGGCGCGGTGGCTTCCCTGGTCACGCCACTGTCGTGGCAGATGGCGTTGGTGCTGGGCGCGGTGCCGGCCAGTACGGACCCGGTGGCCGTCACCGCGCTGGGCAGGCGACTGGCGCTGCCGCCCAAGGTGCAGGTACTGGTCCAGGCCGAGAGCCTGTTCAACGATGCGACGTCGCTGGTCCTGTTCCGGGTCGCGGTGAGCGTCGCCGTCGCATCGGCGGCGGTCGGCTGGGGTGCGGCGGCACGGGAGTTCGCGCTGCCGGCGGGCGGCGGCATGGTCATCGGGGCGGCCGTTGCGGGCGTGGTGGCCCTGATCCGCAGGCGTACGGAGGACCCGGTGCTGGAGACGGTGATTTCCCTCGTCACTCCGTACGCGTCCTACGTTCTGGCCGAGGCGGCGCATGCGTCGGGTGTCACCTCCGTAGTGGTGGCCGGTGTTGTCCTGGGCGGCCGGGGCGATCGGCTCACCAACGCCCGCATACGGCTCCAACTGCACGCCGTCTACGGCACCGTGGTCTTCCTGCTGGAGAGTGTCGTCTTCAGCCTCATCGGCCTGGTCCTGCCGGCCCAAGTACGCGCCCTCGCCGACAGTGACCGGGCGTGGCCGCTGTACGCGCTCGCCGTTGCCGCCACGCTGATCACCATGCGCATGCTGTGGCTGGCGCCGCTGTCGGCGGTCGTGCAGCGCAAGGGCGGCATCCAGCGCATGAACTGGCGCGTGCCGGTGGTGCTGACCTGGGCGGGCACCCGGGGTGTCGTACCGCTGGCCGCCGCCCTGTCCATCCCGGTGACCACCAAGGCGGGGGCCACGCTCCCGGAACGCCCCCTCGTCCTCGTCCTCACCACTTCGGTCGTGGTCGCCACCCTCGTCGTTCAGGGTTTCACCCTCACCTCGGTCGTCCGCCGCTCCGGCATCGCCCTGGAGCCCGACCACACGGAACGGGAGGAGGCCGAGGCCCGCTGCAGCCTGGCGACCGCGGGGTTGAGCCGCTTGGAGGAGATTTCGGACCTGGAAGCCGTCCCGGAGGTCGTCCTCGACCGCTTTCGCCGCGGCCTGACGGCTCGACTCGACCACGCCCGCGACCGGCTCGCGCAGGACAACGGCGACGGGACCCCGACAGAATCCGCCGACCTCACCTACCGCCAGCTGCGCCGCGACCTGATCACCGTGGAGGCGGCCGAGCTCCAGCGCCTGTACGACGAGCACCGCATAGGCGACACGACCCACCGCCGGCTGCAACGCTCACTGGACCTGGAGGAGGCGCGCCTCGCGGACGCCTAGGGTCTGTCCGACGGGTCTTGTGACCGCCTCGGTCTCGGGTCGTTGGCATGGGCATGGGGCGGGGGGATTCAACGCATGTGGAGTGGGCCCGGCTGAAGCTGCATCTACCGAAGTCCGAGAAGCACGGCAGCCGTTGGGTCAGCCATCGCAGGGTTGCCGTGGCCACGAGGTTCGACAAACGCGCCTACGTCTTCCACGGCACCGTCACCCTCGCCTCGATCAGACTCTGGCTCCGCCCATGAATGCCAGGCAGAAGCTAGACGCCGGTCTGCCCGTCGACGAGTTCACGCACGACATCGAGGTGACCGTTGTGGCGGGAAATCTCTTCGATGAGGTGGAGGACCACCCAGCGCAGGTCCACGTGGCGGCCGTCGCCGATAGGACGTTCGGCAGTTGAGTTCAGGTCGCGGTCGGCCACCAGGCGGCGATAGCGGGCGCTCTGTTCCTCGTACTCGGCGAGAAGCTGGGGCAACGGGATGTCGACCGCTGTCCGCATCTCGGGGTCGGGGTCGTCGTCGGTCGCCG harbors:
- a CDS encoding DinB family protein — protein: MTQRTDTPRTWDERTQLATFLDYARDTARAKCQGVSEEDARKAPLPNSPLMTMCGLISHLRWVEHHWVQVMFLGEEPEGPLTAATDDDPDPEMRTAVDIPLPQLLAEYEEQSARYRRLVADRDLNSTAERPIGDGRHVDLRWVVLHLIEEISRHNGHLDVVRELVDGQTGV